From Methanobacterium congolense, one genomic window encodes:
- the twy1 gene encoding 4-demethylwyosine synthase TYW1 → MLLKDEDKRDLEKKGYRFAGKHRHAAAKVCHWTRKSLVDEGVCYKERFYGIESHRCLQMSPSIPFCHHKCMFCWRDVSITKTEWVEEYDEPKEIIEDCIENQRNLLCGFFGNPNVNMKKIKEAQDPRNAAISLAGEPMLYPEIGGLLEEFKRRDFTTFLVTNGMTPSKLEALETEPTQLYVSLDAPNENYYKDLCKPQIDNGWKLLNQSLDLLSSFNCRTVLRTTCVKGYNMIKPEGYAELIKRSDPDFVEIKAYMYVGNSRKRLELDNMPPFSEVKEFAESVAKLCGREVVDEAYESRVVLLS, encoded by the coding sequence ATGCTGCTTAAAGATGAAGATAAAAGGGACCTTGAAAAGAAGGGTTACAGGTTTGCAGGCAAACACCGCCATGCAGCTGCAAAGGTCTGTCACTGGACCCGTAAAAGTCTGGTTGATGAAGGCGTATGTTACAAAGAAAGGTTTTACGGTATTGAAAGCCACCGATGTCTCCAGATGTCTCCAAGCATTCCTTTCTGCCACCATAAATGTATGTTCTGCTGGAGGGATGTTTCCATAACCAAGACCGAATGGGTTGAGGAGTACGATGAACCAAAAGAGATCATAGAAGACTGCATAGAAAACCAACGAAATCTTCTATGTGGTTTCTTTGGAAACCCCAATGTCAACATGAAAAAAATTAAAGAAGCCCAGGACCCCCGAAATGCTGCAATATCCCTTGCAGGAGAACCCATGTTGTACCCTGAGATAGGTGGACTTCTTGAAGAGTTTAAAAGGAGGGATTTTACAACCTTCCTTGTGACCAATGGAATGACACCTTCAAAGCTGGAAGCACTTGAAACAGAACCAACCCAACTTTATGTATCCCTGGATGCACCAAATGAAAATTATTACAAGGACCTGTGCAAGCCACAGATAGATAATGGTTGGAAGCTTCTGAACCAATCCCTTGACCTTCTATCAAGCTTCAATTGCAGAACTGTTCTCAGAACAACCTGTGTCAAGGGTTACAACATGATCAAACCTGAAGGTTATGCAGAGCTAATCAAGAGGAGTGATCCTGATTTTGTTGAGATAAAAGCTTACATGTACGTTGGAAATTCCAGAAAACGCCTTGAACTAGACAATATGCCGCCTTTCAGTGAAGTTAAGGAGTTTGCAGAGTCTGTTGCGAAGCTTTGTGGCCGTGAAGTTGTTGATGAAGCCTATGAAAGTCGTGTTGTACTTTTATCATAG